One genomic region from Myripristis murdjan chromosome 7, fMyrMur1.1, whole genome shotgun sequence encodes:
- the LOC115361979 gene encoding tripartite motif-containing protein 16-like — MAQRGIQPDSAKFCCSICLDLLKDPVTIPCGHSYCMSCIKDCWDGEEHKEIYSCPQCRQTFTPRPVLVKNTMLADIVEEMKKMGLQAAPPYLCYAGPGDVACDVCSGRKLKALKSCLVCLASYCEHHLQPHYDSAPFKKHKLVEATVKLQENICSRHDEVMKIFCRTDQQCICYLCSMEEHEGHRKVSAAAERTERQEELGLSRQKIQQRIQDTEKDVKVLQQEVEAISRSADKAVEDSEEIFTELIRLLEKRRSDVKQQIRSQQEEEVSRAEEVQEKLKQEIAELRRKDAELEQLSHTQDHIHFLQNYPSLSCLSESTHSPSIKIHPLSYFEDVTAAVSELRDKLQELLSEEWSKISLTVTGVDVLLPQSKTKTRAEFLQYSCHITLDPNTANTQLSLSEGNRKVTFMAEKQSYPSHPDRFIGWGQVLSRESLTGRCYWEVKWKGFIYIAVSYQDISRTRSGNECGFGYNDKSWSLYYYNMNYYFRHNKIKTEIPLPVSSTVGVYLNHRAGILSFYSVSETMTLLHRVQTTFTQPLHAGLLLYGDGATAEFCELK, encoded by the coding sequence atggctcagcgaggaattcagccggactcggcaaagttttgctgttccatctgtctggatctgctgaaggatccggtgactattccctgtggacacagctactgcatgagctgtattaaagactgctgggatggagaggagcacaaggaaatctacagctgcccgcagtgcagacaaaccttcacaccgaggcctgtcctggtgaaaaaTACCATGTTAGCAGACAtagtggaggaaatgaagaagatgggactccaagctgctcctccttatctctgctacgctggacctggagatgtggcctgtgatgtctgctctgggaggaaactgaaagccctcaagtcctgtctggtgtgtctggcctcttactgtgagcaccacctccagcctcactacgATTCAGCTCCATTTAAGAAGcacaagctggtggaagccaccgtgaagcttcaggagaacatctgctctcgtcacgatgaggtgatgaagattttctgccgcactgatcagcagtgtatctgttatctctgctccatggaggAACATGAAGGCCACCGcaaagtctcagctgcagcagaaaggaccgagaggcaggaagaactcgggctgagtcggcaaaaaatccagcagagaatccaggacacagagaaagacgtgaaggtgcttcagcaggaggtggaggccatcagtcgctctgctgataaagcagtggaggacagtgaggagatcttcactgagctgatccGTCTGCttgagaaaagaaggtctgatgtgaagcagcagatcagatcccagcaggaagaggaagtgagtcgggctgaagaagttcaggagaagctgaagcaggagatcgctgagctgaggaggaaagacgctgagctggagcagctctcacacacacaggatcacatccattttctacagaattacccctcactctcatgtctcagtgaatctacacactcacccagcatCAAAATCCatcctctgagctactttgaggatgtgactgcagctgtgtcagagctgagagacaaactacaggagcttcttagtgaggaatggtccaagatctcactgacagtgactggagtggatGTTCTACTGCCACAATCAAAGaccaagaccagagctgagttcttacaatattcatgtcacatcacactggatccaaacacagcaaacacacagctgtcattatctgaggggaacagaaaagTAACATTTATGGCAGAAAAAcagtcatatcccagtcacccagacagatttattGGATGGGGTcaggtcctgagcagagagagtctgactggacgttgttactgggaggtgaagTGGAAGGGGTTCATTTATATAGCagtctcatatcaggatatcagcagaacaAGGAGCGGGAATGAATGTGGATTTGGATACAATGACAAATCTTGGTCATTGTATTATTACAACATGAACTATTacttcagacacaacaaaatcaaaactgaaatcccgctccctgtgtcctccacagtgggagtgtacctgaatcacagagcaggtattctgtccttctacagcgtctctgaaaccatgactctcctccacagagtccagaccacgttcactcagcctctccatgctggacttTTGCTTTACGGTGACGGAgccactgcagagttttgtgagctcaagtag